One Shewanella sp. MR-4 DNA window includes the following coding sequences:
- a CDS encoding PAS domain-containing protein — translation MLKKNPSLHPLAPLRSLTQGLHWSHQRMLAVASQLSMLVIGMIILTNLIITLGERRLQEEWATQRYSELQTIGTLITDKVAFQQFRTQLFAKDELLKQYLKNPTASSQQKLQESWQELVQHIPELLGIALFDPQGNYKFATPSNFSQDALPAALLGSSRNLGGKEVFTSPLEFVPLNGMLEPYMYQMTWLEKPDQSAMGYLITYNSMVQMLEAIKPAFSSNKSPMLVLDTQGLLYAGVSDLAPLTHIPDTLGASLRQSYPALWREMSMSNFGQFHGEDATFVYLKVELTNQPELRREYFLLSYIRNADIASKFSQWQNIVIIASLILTMLAAWVILLSHMYRLQYRSRQYSIDVANALFNSDVGFILANEQARIISANPKAAEATQVPQDELTDRSLQRALNLDDLTYTQMLDQVHRQGEWTGKLSLDNENGSRLSVSVRQAPRLGRGLPHLLVSLEDISAMLDCQNQAFLSELLCDTTVATALTDANGKLIKINPVFDQLMQLNGDLNHDLASLLANDLGNQWQRITAQISMQGQWQGQILCSPNLRHSNCLQATLKGHVASDGEIDYIICTLEQAADSLRGTEPRSFVPHRSTILQHLTDLERYFASLSPQSRNHSSLLVMDINPEGLLSHMSDIDQLETRQQEVEVQLLLEIPTHYQILHWQLGKLLLLLPDTDATAAHHFALNTIEKLNSNGLGEGISIGIASYQEGQSLEQYLSNAELALKRAKQNNDQNIGQAFTRHQP, via the coding sequence ATGCTGAAAAAGAATCCAAGCCTACACCCACTCGCGCCATTACGATCATTAACCCAAGGACTGCATTGGTCTCACCAACGCATGTTGGCTGTCGCGAGCCAGTTATCGATGCTGGTAATAGGTATGATTATTTTAACAAATTTAATCATAACCTTAGGTGAACGCCGCTTACAGGAAGAATGGGCAACCCAAAGATATAGCGAGTTGCAAACCATAGGCACACTGATCACCGACAAGGTTGCCTTCCAGCAATTTCGTACTCAGTTATTTGCCAAGGATGAGCTGCTCAAGCAGTACCTGAAAAATCCAACGGCCTCTTCTCAACAGAAATTACAGGAAAGCTGGCAGGAGCTGGTGCAGCATATTCCCGAACTTCTCGGAATTGCCCTGTTCGATCCCCAAGGCAATTATAAGTTTGCGACACCTTCAAACTTTAGTCAGGATGCGCTTCCCGCCGCCCTGTTAGGTTCGAGCCGTAATTTAGGTGGCAAAGAAGTCTTCACCTCGCCCTTAGAGTTTGTGCCCCTTAATGGCATGCTCGAACCCTATATGTATCAAATGACTTGGCTTGAAAAACCCGATCAAAGCGCTATGGGTTATCTCATTACCTATAACTCTATGGTACAGATGCTCGAAGCAATAAAACCTGCATTTTCAAGCAATAAATCGCCCATGCTAGTGCTGGATACCCAAGGTTTGCTCTACGCTGGCGTGAGCGATCTGGCCCCCTTAACTCATATTCCCGATACCTTAGGCGCCAGTTTGCGCCAGAGTTACCCCGCGCTGTGGCGGGAAATGTCGATGAGCAACTTTGGCCAGTTCCATGGTGAAGATGCGACCTTCGTGTATCTCAAAGTCGAGTTAACCAATCAGCCAGAACTGCGCCGTGAGTATTTTTTACTCTCCTATATTCGCAATGCCGATATCGCCTCCAAATTTTCCCAGTGGCAAAACATCGTCATCATTGCCTCGCTAATCCTAACCATGCTGGCCGCATGGGTTATCCTGCTGAGTCATATGTATCGACTACAGTATCGCTCGCGTCAATATAGCATCGATGTAGCAAACGCATTATTTAACAGTGATGTAGGCTTTATTCTCGCCAATGAGCAGGCACGGATTATCAGTGCCAACCCTAAGGCGGCCGAGGCGACTCAGGTGCCGCAGGATGAGCTCACAGACCGCAGCCTACAACGTGCGCTCAACCTCGATGATCTCACCTATACCCAAATGCTAGATCAAGTACACCGACAGGGTGAATGGACGGGCAAGCTGTCGCTGGACAATGAGAATGGCTCCAGACTTAGCGTCAGTGTGCGTCAGGCGCCAAGATTAGGGCGCGGTTTGCCTCACTTGTTAGTATCCCTCGAAGATATTAGCGCTATGCTCGATTGCCAGAATCAAGCCTTCTTAAGCGAATTACTCTGCGATACCACTGTTGCCACAGCGCTAACAGACGCCAATGGTAAGCTGATAAAAATCAATCCAGTATTCGACCAGTTAATGCAGCTTAATGGCGATTTAAACCATGATTTAGCCTCACTGCTCGCTAATGATTTGGGTAACCAGTGGCAGCGGATCACCGCCCAAATCAGCATGCAGGGCCAATGGCAAGGGCAGATCCTCTGCTCGCCTAATCTGCGCCATTCCAATTGTTTACAGGCCACCTTGAAGGGCCATGTGGCTTCTGACGGTGAGATTGACTACATCATCTGCACCTTAGAGCAAGCCGCCGATAGCCTAAGAGGCACCGAGCCGCGCAGCTTTGTACCGCACCGCAGCACCATTTTGCAGCATCTCACCGATTTAGAACGCTATTTTGCTTCGCTGTCGCCCCAAAGCCGCAATCACTCAAGTTTGCTGGTGATGGATATCAACCCAGAAGGCTTACTCAGCCATATGAGTGATATCGACCAACTCGAGACACGCCAGCAGGAAGTGGAAGTGCAGCTCTTGCTCGAAATCCCAACCCATTACCAAATCCTTCACTGGCAACTAGGTAAACTGTTGTTGTTACTGCCAGATACCGATGCTACGGCGGCGCATCACTTCGCACTCAATACCATTGAAAAGCTTAACAGCAATGGCTTAGGTGAAGGGATCAGCATAGGGATAGCGAGTTATCAGGAAGGACAAAGCCTAGAGCAATACCTCAGCAATGCCGAGCTGGCGCTCAAACGGGCGAAGCAGAATAACGATCAGAATATCGGCCAGGCCTTTACTCGCCACCAGCCTTAG
- a CDS encoding TatD family nuclease-associated radical SAM protein has product MPNSQPVRIKPAPLKTTETLANGNTTAEVCTNETCATETLVYDIRRSRYLNITGRCTLRCAFCPKHNGSKQIHEYQLALTHQPKPEEIIPLLGKVEDFEEYVFCGYGEPTMNLPTLLAVAKEIKRRGGRVRVNTDGLGNLVHRRNILPELAECVDGLSISLNADNEAAYNQHCRPKLAGSYAAVNAFIALAPHYIERVQVSAIEGLEGVDIDLCREQVLAAGCEFKHRVLGALG; this is encoded by the coding sequence ATGCCAAACTCACAGCCTGTCCGAATCAAGCCCGCTCCACTCAAAACCACAGAAACCCTAGCCAATGGCAACACAACGGCAGAAGTGTGCACCAATGAGACCTGCGCGACCGAAACCTTAGTCTACGATATTCGCAGGAGTCGTTATCTAAATATCACAGGACGTTGCACCCTGCGCTGCGCCTTCTGCCCTAAACATAATGGCAGTAAACAAATTCACGAGTATCAATTGGCATTGACCCACCAGCCTAAGCCGGAGGAAATCATCCCGCTATTAGGCAAAGTGGAAGACTTTGAGGAATATGTGTTCTGCGGCTATGGTGAACCAACGATGAACCTGCCGACACTGTTGGCCGTTGCCAAGGAAATCAAACGCCGTGGCGGGCGTGTGCGGGTCAATACCGATGGTTTAGGCAACCTAGTGCACAGACGTAACATTCTGCCCGAACTGGCCGAGTGCGTGGATGGCTTATCCATTTCCCTCAATGCCGACAATGAAGCCGCCTATAACCAACATTGCCGCCCCAAACTGGCAGGCTCCTACGCCGCTGTAAATGCCTTTATCGCCCTCGCCCCCCATTACATTGAGCGGGTACAAGTCTCGGCGATTGAGGGATTAGAAGGAGTCGACATCGATCTTTGCCGCGAACAAGTGCTCGCCGCTGGCTGCGAGTTTAAACATAGAGTCCTAGGCGCACTCGGCTAG
- a CDS encoding efflux RND transporter permease subunit, whose protein sequence is MDTQKGILAWFARNSVAANLLMWALLIGGLFSTVLINKEVFPSFNLNLLSITVAYPGAAPQEIEEGINIKIEEAIQDINGIKKVTSVASEGVGAITVEVEDDYDVQTVLDEAKLRLDAISTFPVNIEKPQIFKIEPENNVIWVSVYGDMSLHDMKELAKSVRDDLTQLPAVTRAKVTGVRDYEIGIEVSEDKLREYGLTFSQVALAVQNSSIDLPGGSIRAEDGDILLRTKGQAYTGDDFANIVVTTRADGSRVMLPQVATIKDDFEERLEYTRFNGKPAAIIEVTSVNDQNALDIAQQVKDYVEKRRATLPANAKLDTWGDLTHYLKGRLNMMMSNMFYGALLVFVILALFLDLKLAFWVMMGLPVCFLGTMLIMPLEPFSMTINMLTLFAFILVLGIVVDDAIVIGESAYSEVERHGHSIDNVIRGAQKVAMPATFGVLTTIAAFIPMLMVSGPMGIIWKSIGMVVIMCLAFSLVESKFILPAHLAHMKFRKPGEPTGFFGRFKDRFNNRVQHFIHHSYRNFLERCIQHRYNVVAAFIGVLILSVALVVSGKVRWVFFPDIPSDFIQVQLEMDEGSSEQNTLKVVQDIEEALYKMNAKMEKDNGSEVVKHSFINMSSRTSAFIFAELTKGEDREVDGETIAAAWREQLPELLSVKKLDFNASGNGGGGGDISFRLTSSDLEELSAAARELKQKLATYEGVYDIADNFSSGSHEIRLKIRPEAEALGLTLSDLARQVRYGFYGYEAQRILRNKEEIKVMVRYPLEQRRTVGYLENMLIRTPQGKSVPFSTVAEVEKGESYASITRVDGKRAITIIANANKHKVEPSKVVNEIQKDFLPQLQAKYPKIQTTLDGGSLDEQNAMVGLMQGFFFALFTIYALMAVPLKSYSQPLIIMSVIPFGIIGALFGHLIQGLAMSVLSLCGIVALAGVVVNDSLILVDFVNRAREQGLSIKQAAVDSGCYRFRAIILTSLTTFVGLVPIILERSLQAQIVIPMATSLAFGILFSTVVTLILVPLLYIILDDAKRVGSRFYHWWWRPKTSQEIHLHANETHKVSLDAFNEPDYKQD, encoded by the coding sequence ATGGATACTCAAAAAGGGATCTTAGCCTGGTTTGCCCGCAACAGCGTGGCAGCCAACCTGTTAATGTGGGCGCTACTGATTGGCGGTCTATTTAGCACAGTGTTGATTAATAAAGAGGTCTTCCCCTCTTTTAACCTGAATTTATTGAGCATTACCGTTGCTTATCCCGGCGCTGCGCCACAGGAAATCGAAGAAGGCATCAACATCAAGATTGAAGAAGCCATCCAAGATATCAACGGCATTAAAAAAGTGACCTCGGTTGCCAGTGAAGGGGTTGGCGCCATCACGGTCGAAGTCGAAGATGACTACGACGTGCAAACCGTACTCGACGAAGCCAAGTTACGACTGGACGCGATTTCCACCTTTCCGGTGAACATCGAAAAACCACAAATCTTTAAAATCGAACCTGAAAACAACGTGATTTGGGTATCGGTTTACGGTGATATGTCGCTGCACGATATGAAGGAGTTGGCCAAATCGGTGCGTGATGATTTGACCCAACTCCCCGCCGTGACCCGCGCGAAAGTCACAGGTGTGCGCGACTATGAAATAGGTATCGAAGTCTCGGAAGATAAGCTACGGGAATACGGCTTAACCTTCTCGCAAGTCGCCTTGGCGGTGCAAAACTCTTCTATCGACTTACCGGGCGGTTCGATCCGCGCCGAAGATGGCGACATTCTGCTGCGTACTAAAGGCCAAGCCTATACCGGCGATGATTTTGCCAATATCGTCGTCACGACCCGCGCCGATGGTAGCCGAGTGATGTTGCCTCAAGTGGCAACCATTAAGGACGATTTTGAAGAACGTTTAGAGTACACCCGCTTCAACGGCAAGCCTGCGGCCATTATTGAAGTGACCAGCGTTAACGATCAAAACGCCCTCGACATTGCTCAGCAGGTCAAAGACTACGTCGAGAAACGCCGTGCCACTCTGCCTGCCAATGCAAAATTAGACACTTGGGGAGATTTAACCCACTACCTCAAGGGCCGTTTGAACATGATGATGTCAAACATGTTTTATGGCGCCCTGCTAGTGTTTGTGATCTTAGCCCTGTTCCTCGATCTCAAACTCGCCTTCTGGGTGATGATGGGATTACCCGTTTGTTTCCTCGGCACTATGCTGATCATGCCGCTAGAACCTTTCTCCATGACCATCAACATGCTGACATTGTTCGCCTTTATTCTCGTTTTGGGGATAGTGGTCGACGATGCGATTGTGATAGGCGAAAGCGCCTACAGCGAGGTCGAACGGCACGGACACTCGATTGACAACGTGATCCGCGGGGCGCAAAAAGTGGCCATGCCCGCCACCTTCGGGGTGTTAACCACTATCGCCGCCTTTATCCCTATGTTGATGGTTTCTGGCCCAATGGGGATTATTTGGAAATCCATCGGCATGGTGGTCATCATGTGTCTGGCATTTTCACTGGTGGAATCTAAATTTATCCTGCCAGCGCACTTAGCCCACATGAAGTTTAGAAAACCAGGCGAACCCACGGGATTCTTTGGTCGCTTTAAGGATCGATTTAACAATCGCGTTCAGCATTTTATTCACCACAGTTACCGTAACTTCCTCGAGCGCTGTATCCAACATCGCTACAACGTGGTCGCGGCTTTTATAGGTGTGTTGATTTTATCCGTCGCCTTAGTCGTCAGCGGTAAAGTGCGCTGGGTATTCTTCCCCGATATTCCATCGGACTTTATCCAAGTGCAATTGGAGATGGATGAGGGCAGCTCTGAACAGAACACCCTCAAGGTGGTGCAGGATATCGAAGAAGCCCTGTACAAGATGAACGCCAAAATGGAGAAGGACAACGGCAGCGAAGTGGTGAAGCACAGCTTTATCAACATGAGCTCACGCACTTCCGCCTTTATCTTTGCCGAACTCACTAAGGGCGAAGACCGGGAAGTAGATGGCGAAACCATTGCCGCCGCGTGGCGCGAGCAATTGCCCGAATTACTGTCGGTGAAAAAACTCGACTTTAACGCCAGCGGTAACGGCGGTGGCGGTGGTGACATCTCCTTTAGATTGACCTCGAGCGATCTCGAAGAATTATCCGCAGCCGCCCGTGAGCTTAAGCAAAAGCTCGCCACCTACGAAGGTGTGTATGACATTGCCGATAACTTCTCCTCGGGCAGCCATGAGATCCGCTTAAAGATCCGCCCAGAGGCCGAAGCGTTAGGCTTAACCTTGTCTGATTTAGCTCGCCAAGTCCGTTATGGCTTCTATGGTTATGAAGCACAACGCATTTTGCGTAATAAAGAAGAAATCAAAGTCATGGTGCGCTACCCATTAGAACAGCGCCGTACCGTTGGCTACCTCGAGAATATGCTGATCCGCACGCCGCAGGGTAAGTCGGTGCCTTTCTCCACCGTAGCCGAAGTCGAAAAGGGTGAGTCCTATGCCTCTATCACCCGTGTCGATGGCAAACGGGCGATTACCATCATTGCCAATGCCAACAAACACAAGGTTGAACCTTCTAAGGTAGTAAATGAAATCCAGAAGGATTTCCTGCCGCAGTTACAGGCCAAGTATCCGAAAATCCAAACCACCCTCGATGGTGGCAGTTTGGATGAACAGAATGCTATGGTCGGTCTAATGCAGGGCTTCTTCTTTGCGCTGTTTACCATTTATGCCTTAATGGCGGTGCCGCTCAAGTCCTACAGCCAGCCGCTGATCATTATGTCAGTGATCCCCTTCGGGATTATCGGCGCCCTGTTTGGACATTTGATCCAAGGGCTCGCCATGAGCGTGTTAAGCCTTTGCGGTATCGTCGCGCTCGCCGGGGTGGTGGTAAACGACTCCTTGATCTTAGTGGACTTTGTGAACCGAGCACGGGAGCAAGGGCTATCGATAAAACAAGCGGCGGTGGACTCGGGATGTTATCGTTTTAGGGCGATTATCTTGACCTCATTGACAACCTTCGTCGGTCTAGTGCCTATTATTCTTGAGCGCAGCTTACAGGCGCAGATTGTGATCCCCATGGCGACCTCCCTCGCCTTCGGTATCCTGTTCTCGACTGTGGTGACCTTAATTCTGGTGCCTTTGTTGTACATCATACTCGATGATGCGAAACGCGTTGGAAGCCGCTTCTACCATTGGTGGTGGCGTCCAAAAACATCGCAGGAGATACATTTACATGCCAATGAGACCCACAAGGTGTCCTTAGACGCCTTTAATGAACCTGACTATAAACAGGATTAG
- a CDS encoding efflux RND transporter periplasmic adaptor subunit, translated as MMKTLLRRLSPLFILLLFVIGAFALMSTKEAPEQKPEEMPVPIVDVTQVEQQTVSLNLPSYGVVTPKYKTQLVTEVQGRMLSISPQFVAGGIVKKGDQLAQIEPSDYEADLMQAEATLAQATAALNEEIARGEVAKIEFKGYDKGLPPELGLRIPQLKKEQANVKYAQAALARAQRNLERTVIRAPFDGIIKARNVDLGQYVTLGTNLGELYDTRIAEIRLPISNDDLAYLESVDHPDTQVTLSASLAGKENTWLGNIIRSEGVIDADNRMVYLVAEIKDPYLREHKTPGSLPLKYGSFVNAVIKGRTVDGIVKLPRHVVRNEHVALINDQNIVEMRHVNVVRSDLEHVFIKDSLKTGERVAITHFSNMANGQLVKIIGEDAKPVQTPTPKEDAPESSLAAAGVN; from the coding sequence ATGATGAAAACTTTACTCAGGAGATTATCTCCTCTGTTTATACTGCTGTTATTTGTTATTGGCGCGTTTGCACTGATGTCAACCAAGGAAGCTCCCGAACAGAAACCCGAAGAAATGCCAGTACCTATCGTGGATGTCACGCAGGTTGAGCAGCAAACGGTATCGCTTAATCTTCCCTCCTACGGGGTCGTCACGCCTAAATATAAGACGCAACTAGTGACCGAAGTTCAAGGGCGGATGCTGAGCATTTCACCGCAATTTGTGGCCGGTGGCATAGTGAAGAAAGGCGACCAATTAGCCCAGATCGAACCTTCGGATTACGAAGCCGATTTAATGCAAGCCGAAGCCACCTTGGCTCAGGCAACTGCGGCGCTCAATGAAGAAATCGCCCGTGGCGAAGTCGCTAAAATCGAATTTAAAGGCTACGACAAAGGCTTGCCGCCAGAGCTGGGTTTACGTATTCCACAGCTGAAAAAAGAACAAGCCAACGTGAAATATGCCCAGGCAGCACTGGCACGCGCCCAACGTAACTTAGAGCGCACTGTCATCCGCGCGCCCTTTGACGGCATTATCAAAGCCAGAAATGTCGATTTAGGTCAGTACGTTACATTAGGCACTAACTTGGGTGAGCTGTACGACACTCGCATTGCGGAAATTCGTCTGCCTATCTCTAACGATGATTTAGCCTATTTAGAATCGGTCGATCATCCCGATACCCAAGTCACCTTGAGCGCCTCTTTAGCGGGTAAAGAAAACACTTGGCTAGGAAATATCATTCGCAGTGAAGGCGTGATCGATGCCGATAACCGCATGGTTTACCTCGTCGCCGAGATTAAAGATCCTTACCTGCGTGAGCACAAAACCCCTGGCAGTTTACCGCTGAAATATGGCAGCTTTGTCAACGCCGTGATTAAAGGTCGTACCGTCGATGGCATTGTCAAACTGCCACGCCACGTAGTGCGTAATGAGCATGTTGCCTTGATTAACGATCAAAACATTGTCGAAATGCGCCACGTGAATGTAGTGCGTAGCGATCTTGAACATGTATTTATCAAGGACAGCTTAAAAACCGGTGAGCGCGTTGCCATCACTCACTTTAGCAATATGGCGAATGGCCAGCTGGTCAAAATCATAGGTGAAGATGCCAAGCCAGTGCAGACACCCACACCTAAGGAAGATGCTCCTGAGTCGAGTCTTGCGGCCGCTGGAGTGAACTAA
- the srmB gene encoding ATP-dependent RNA helicase SrmB → MQFEDFQLDPSLLESLKAMGHLSPTTIQQETLPHALEQRDILARAPTGTGKTASFLLPALQHLIDFPRRYSGQARVLILTPTRELASQIHRYACHLATDQGLNIAIITGGVPYAPQEEALKGNIDILVATPGRLMEYLDKGKFSAESVDILIIDEADRMLDMGFSAVVKAIALEAQGRKQNMLFSATLEGSGVIRFAREVLNDPIEIDVDAPRKEKAKIHQWIHLADDKDHKIALLCHLLKQEEVKRAIVFVKTRDVVSSLEGQLLKAGIPCAFMRGDMEQKKRFQALSRFTKGEVNVLLATDVAARGIDIDDISHVINFDMPRSADTYIHRIGRTGRAGAKGTAISLAEAHDMRIVGKIERYIEQPLKRRIIEELRPKNKEARVPTKKKAKVKAKEAAKRTSKKEAAKKASKIARKKQS, encoded by the coding sequence ATGCAATTTGAAGATTTTCAGCTTGACCCTAGCTTATTAGAGTCACTTAAAGCCATGGGGCACCTGTCGCCCACCACCATCCAGCAAGAAACCCTGCCGCACGCCTTAGAGCAGCGGGATATTTTGGCGCGCGCCCCGACGGGTACAGGTAAAACCGCCAGTTTCTTATTGCCAGCGCTGCAACACTTAATCGACTTCCCCCGCCGTTATTCGGGCCAAGCGCGCGTGTTGATCCTCACCCCGACTCGAGAGTTGGCGAGTCAAATTCACCGCTATGCCTGCCATTTAGCCACTGACCAAGGGCTAAACATTGCCATTATCACTGGCGGTGTACCCTATGCGCCTCAAGAGGAAGCCTTAAAGGGCAATATCGATATTCTGGTCGCGACCCCAGGTCGCCTGATGGAATATTTAGACAAAGGCAAATTCAGTGCGGAATCAGTAGACATATTGATCATCGACGAAGCCGACCGTATGCTCGATATGGGCTTCTCTGCCGTGGTTAAGGCGATTGCCCTCGAAGCCCAAGGTCGTAAGCAAAATATGTTGTTTTCCGCCACCCTCGAAGGTAGCGGCGTCATTCGTTTTGCCCGCGAAGTCCTTAACGACCCGATCGAAATCGATGTCGACGCTCCGCGCAAAGAGAAGGCCAAGATCCACCAATGGATCCACCTTGCCGACGATAAAGACCATAAGATTGCCCTGCTGTGCCATCTGCTCAAGCAGGAAGAAGTGAAACGCGCCATCGTATTCGTGAAGACTCGCGATGTGGTGTCTAGCCTCGAAGGTCAGTTACTTAAAGCCGGTATTCCCTGCGCCTTTATGCGTGGCGATATGGAGCAGAAGAAGCGCTTCCAAGCCCTAAGCCGCTTTACCAAAGGCGAAGTGAATGTATTACTGGCGACCGATGTGGCCGCACGCGGTATCGATATCGACGATATCAGCCACGTGATTAACTTCGATATGCCACGCTCTGCCGATACCTATATTCACCGTATTGGCCGTACTGGCCGTGCTGGTGCAAAAGGCACAGCGATTTCATTAGCCGAAGCCCACGATATGCGTATTGTCGGTAAGATTGAGCGTTATATCGAACAGCCGCTTAAGCGCCGTATCATTGAGGAACTGCGCCCTAAGAACAAAGAAGCTCGAGTACCAACCAAGAAAAAGGCTAAAGTGAAAGCCAAAGAAGCCGCGAAGCGAACTAGCAAGAAAGAGGCCGCTAAAAAGGCCAGTAAAATTGCCCGCAAGAAGCAATCTTAA